From Oncorhynchus mykiss isolate Arlee chromosome 6, USDA_OmykA_1.1, whole genome shotgun sequence, the proteins below share one genomic window:
- the LOC118936342 gene encoding uncharacterized protein LOC118936342: protein MRILTEIQTPAEDYPVDVTRKSQDLIPKVMEVFCAWSGCSETQAYPENLRIHKVYRVVYKNLLEEFGSEKILQQAVSTQDSSFDRILVKSLSEALLHRCNEALRAASRTSVKTTGPKALPLAEDVRASSGKLSFLQRLVRLTSNLKLFKKGNKKDSHRSESEQVQTTAEDGMLPSIVPHAAMSALPKDLPASSQQETPHKRPLLVRMFSAIYKGLFKPFKQSLKTK, encoded by the exons ATGAGAATTCTAACAGAAATCCAAACCCCAGCAGAAGATTACCCAGTTGACGTCACACGCAAGTCACAAGACCTGATCCCTAAAGTTATGGAGGTcttctgtgcatggtcaggctgctctgagacaCAAGCCTATCCAGAGAACTTGAGGATTCATAAAGTCTACAGAGTCGTCTATAAAAATCTGTTGGAGGAGTTTGGCTCGGAGAAAATCCTCCAACAggccgtgtcgactcaggactcTTCATTTGATAGGATTCTTGTCAAGTCTTTGAGTGAAGCGCTTCTCCACAGATGTAATGAGGCATTGAGGGCAGCCTCAAGAACATCAGTCAAAACCACCGGGCCTAAGGCTCTTCCACTGGCTGAGGATGTGAGGGCTAGCAGCGGGAAACTATCTTTTCTACAAAGGCTGGTCAGGCTGACAAGCAACTTAAAG CTATTCAAGAAGGGGAACAAGAAGGATTCCCACCGCTCTGAATCAGAACAAGTACAGACCACTGCTGAAGATGGCATGC tGCCCAGCATAGTGCCACATGCTGCCATGTCTGCACTGCCAAAGGATCTCCCCGCCAGCTCCCAACAGGAGACGCCTCACAAACGTCCACTTCTCGTCAGGATGTTTTCTGCCATCTACAAAGGCCTGTTCAAGCCCTTCAAACAGTCCTTAAAGACCAAGTAA